In Debaryomyces hansenii CBS767 chromosome B complete sequence, one genomic interval encodes:
- a CDS encoding DEHA2B06754p (weakly similar to uniprot|Q99042 Trigonopsis variabilis DAO1 D-amino-acid oxidase), translated as MRPKIVVIGAGVSGLTTALELKKSSSEYDVTVVAQHLPGDYDVNYVSPYAGANWYSFATPEDKVLQAFDKPSYRAFMELAQNEPRSGIWHKMSYAYFTEDYMKEINYDTGKGIPWFKDFVEEFKILEKKELPEGILFGFSFKGVVISVPIYLNFLLSKALENGIAIKRVKAIENVEDARNLHSSGNKANLVINCSGLLAFNLKGYNDPNRSYGIRGQTLHVRNNASKQIEVQSFGPGFEDEMLYIMPRKEGGSIIGGCFIENYKNTEEDKELTQRLVNRAKKYAPEMFDPGFKNNPTEIDIIRVNVGLRPFRDGGVRVENDSDNDWLIHNYGAGGGGYQGSHGFSSTVVSLVKQALDKKMASKL; from the coding sequence ATGAGACCAAAGATCGTGGTAATTGGTGCTGGTGTGAGTGGTCTTACCACAGCattagaattgaagaaatctaGTTCGGAATATGATGTGACTGTCGTAGCACAACATTTACCAGGAGATTATGATGTTAACTACGTTTCCCCATATGCTGGGGCGAATTGGTATTCGTTTGCTACCCCAGAAGATAAGGTTCTACAAGCATTCGATAAGCCATCCTATAGAGCATTTATGGAATTAGCTCAGAATGAGCCTAGATCGGGAATTTGGCATAAAATGAGTTATGCATATTTTACTGAGGATTACATGAAGGAGATCAATTACGATACTGGAAAAGGAATCCCATGGTTCAAGGATTTTGtagaagaattcaagatcCTTGAGAAAAAGGAGTTACCAGAAGGCATTTTGTTTGGGTTTCTGTTTAAGGGAGTTGTTATATCGGTTCCAAtatacttgaattttttgcTTTCTAAGGCACTTGAAAATGGAATCGCAATTAAAAGGGTAAAAGCTATCGAGAATGTCGAGGATGCTAGAAATCTTCACTCTTCTGGAAACAAGGCGAATTTGGTTATTAATTGTTCTGGGTTATTGGCGTTTAACTTGAAGGGGTACAATGATCCTAATCGTTCGTATGGGATACGGGGTCAGACATTGCACGTAAGAAATAACGCATCGAAACAGATTGAAGTACAGTCATTCGGCCCTGGCTTTGAAGACGAAATGCTCTACATTATGCCCCGTAAAGAAGGTGGATCAATTATTGGAGGCTGTTTTATCGAGAACTATAAGAATacagaagaagacaaagaaTTGACCCAAAGACTAGTCAACAGAGCTAAGAAGTATGCTCCAGAGATGTTCGACCCTGGATTCAAGAATAACCCTACCGAAATAGACATAATTCGTGTGAATGTAGGATTAAGACCTTTTAGAGACGGAGGAGTTAGGGTTGAAAATGATAGCGATAACGACTGGTTAATTCACAATTATGGTGCCGGTGGCGGTGGATACCAAGGTAGCCATGGATTCAGTTCTACCGTGGTCTCGCTTGTCAAACAAGCTCTAGACAAAAAAATGGCTAGCAAATTGTAA
- a CDS encoding mitochondrial 54S ribosomal protein YmL27 (weakly similar to uniprot|P36526 Saccharomyces cerevisiae YBR282W MRPL27 Mitochondrial ribosomal protein of the large subunit), with amino-acid sequence MRASNVLNFQQTAVANLRRPWQTFKDGQIWYGMTTRGTKRHPLTTKQGNKHYYKGTGSSGYGKLNKSGIYIVNWEKVRTYVVPADLHTTELKPLVSPNVPQIYQKFTGYSDDMKSPELAWKNITEFVEHGENYNEQDLEKNQYLEEFVNHDIHKAEQAVNVEASQ; translated from the coding sequence ATGAGAGCTTCTAATGTGCTTAACTTCCAACAGACAGCTGTGGCAAACTTGAGAAGACCATGGCAAACCTTCAAGGATGGTCAAATTTGGTATGGTATGACTACCAGAGGGACCAAGAGACATCCATTAACTACGAAACAGGGAAACAAGCATTATTATAAAGGTACCGGATCTTCAGGGTATggtaaattaaataaatctgGGATATACATAGTTAACTGGGAAAAGGTCAGAACATACGTTGTTCCAGCAGATTTGCATACTACCGAGTTAAAGCCATTGGTTTCACCAAATGTTCCTCAGATATACCAGAAATTTACCGGGTATTCAGATGACATGAAGAGCCCTGAATTGGCATGGAAGAATATAACTGAATTTGTTGAACACGGTGAAAATTACAATGAACAAGATTTGGAAAAAAACCAATACTTGGAAGAATTTGTGAACCACGACATCCACAAGGCCGAACAAGCAGTAAACGTTGAAGCCTCGCAATAG
- a CDS encoding 40S ribosomal protein S22 (highly similar to uniprot|P04648 Saccharomyces cerevisiae YJL190C RPS22A Protein component of the small (40S) ribosomal subunit or uniprot|P04648 Saccharomyces cerevisiae YLR367W RPS22B Protein component of the small (40S) ribosomal subunit) produces the protein MTRTSVLADALNSINNAEKTGKRQVLIRPSSKVIVKFLTVMQKHGYIGEFEYIDDHRSGKIVVQLNGRLNKCGVISPRFNVKVGDMERWTDNLLPARQFGYVILTTSAGIMDHEEARRKHVAGKILGFVY, from the exons ATGACCAGAACTTCTGTCTTAGCTGATGCTTTAAACTCCATTAACAACGCCGAAAAGACCGGTAAACGTCAAGTCTTAATTAGACCTTCCTCCAAGGTCATTGTCAAGTTCTTGACTGTTATGCAAAAACATG GTTACATTGGTGAATTCGAATATATCGATGACCACAGATCCGGTAAGATTGTCGTTCAATTAAACGGTAGATTAAACAAGTGTGGTGTTATTTCTCCAAGATTCAACGTCAAGGTTGGTGACATGGAAAGATGGACTGACAACTTGTTACCAGCCAGACAATTCGGTTACGTTATTTTGACTACTTCTGCTGGTATTATGGACCACGAAGAAGCTAGAAGAAAGCACGTTGCTGGTAAGATCTTGGGTTTCGTTTATTAG
- a CDS encoding DEHA2B06732p (similar to CA5091|CaACF3 Candida albicans CaACF3 endo-1 3-beta -glucanase) — translation MASTTRIPLAYLLVLLLSFIQLIASEETVTFTKTNYITPSCFQRGINTALENNPQSLTTGIPIVFVYGNRDDNEQQGDSSHQGNYAQQSNSQVNNGAQGGNPTQVGTTNSDNQQTQQTQKSEQVIVTSSKVSYAVSTDSTETATITTCSENLCSISVSTKVVPHTYSTEAVVTYTTTGSKVEKSDAKLSAGKEQAKSTRSTEYDFQTETDDSTAEAIISKVAKTTTRTIFEATVTPTTTYEGETSFESITSTKKNPLVTKSAISKSLTKTIDTSKFTDITISDTDSKSNNSKYSNSTQSSISAYGSKNNTNSVPITSTINLSEESNQAQSVPVTKASQSPYYSYYNTSSTVRLSSIAPSAIPSSSQAATNGSNSSNSSAVTTSILSNGSSIVISSAVSSGTLTSSQSEVSSSSSTSSSASSSASSLLGSKASVNGYSGDLFDAISTESPLSVFSKKELPLSIPSGVDNDGVPYETNKFYSNLFLGEQTDMIWSYPYGMLWKTQDYYGFGVQHTNASDRVFGSADTNNEGVASYYFNPIGNAELIFSSTSFSKSSNHLSVSSMKSMSALVQLSESSTIGSDYIDIPIVQGMGLVTAIYNGDLVPMLNSLMGVEELTVETSSALDKNMSKYRATLVNGVEWLIYVTVPSDSANFNLTAESPYKIKGSTAIDGLIIQIAVAPDSSSAEGYYDEAAGMYATDASVEGSVSGGTSAEYKFAYTTKGSSSSGKTIVFALPHHVESLTSTTKECSTGIKLASTSKGDMYGYLTNELVMSEALETGISFLPWVQNMGSDLSYTSEQLTLLAKSANEELAVDIKETVASMDSMYYSGKVIDKYAYILLVVSDIIKDEDVTNSTLEAMKDAFEPFINNKQYYPLMYDTKFGGVTSSASQGGDTGLEFGAAYYNDHHFHYGYFVHAAAVVGYVDKKLGGTWAEDNKEWVNSLIRDVANPTEDDSYFPVSRMFDWFAGHSWASGLFASGDGNNEESSSEDYNFAYGMKLWGNVSGDNSMESRGDLMLAIMSRAMNKYFYYKNDNDVEPSEIIANKVSGIFFDNKVAYTTYFGTPADHPEYVHGIHMMPITPASSLIRTPSYVKEEWDDQISTFIDEVDSGWTGILRLNEALYDASSSYKFFSSDNWSSTYLDNGQSRTWGLAFSGGISNAT, via the coding sequence atggCTTCTACAACAAGAATTCCATTAGCGTATTTGCTAGTCTTACTACTTTCTTTTATTCAGCTTATTGCTTCAGAGGAGACAGTTACGTTCACCAAAACCAACTATATCACACCATCGTGTTTTCAACGGGGAATTAACACTGCTTTAGAAAACAACCCTCAAAGTTTAACAACTGGGATTCCTATTGTTTTCGTTTACGGAAACCGTGATGATAATGAGCAACAAGGAGATAGTTCTCACCAAGGTAATTATGCTCAACAAAGTAATAGTCAAGTGAATAACGGAGCTCAAGGAGGTAACCCTACCCAAGTAGGAACTACCAATTCTGATAATCAACAGACTCAACAAACTCAAAAAAGTGAACAGGTAATTGTCACTTCTTCTAAGGTATCCTATGCAGTCAGTACTGATTCTACGGAAACTGCAACTATCACTACTTGTTCCGAAAACCTCTGTTCTATTTCTGTTTCCACTAAAGTTGTGCCACATACTTATTCCACTGAAGCGGTGGTTACTTATACTACCACAGGCTCTAAGGTTGAAAAGTCAGATGCTAAACTCTCTGCTGGTAAAGAACAAGCAAAATCTACAAGAAGCACTGAATATGACTTTCAAACAGAAACTGACGACTCTACTGCCGAAGCAATAATCAGCAAGGTGGCTAAAACTACAACTAGAACCATATTCGAAGCTACGGTAACTCCTACTACGACATACGAAGGAGAAACTTCCTTCGAATCTATTACCTCCACAAAAAAAAACCCATTAGTCACCAAGTCTGCAATCTCAAAGTCATTGACTAAAACCATTGATACTTCCAAATTTACAGATATTACAATTAGCGATACTGATTCAAAGTCTAACAATTCAAAGTATTCTAATAGTACGCAAAGCAGCATATCAGCTTATGGATCGAAAAACAATACGAACTCAGTGCCAATTACATCTACAATTAACTTGAGTGAAGAATCCAATCAAGCTCAATCCGTGCCTGTAACAAAAGCTTCACAATCTCCATATTACTCCTACTATAATACGTCATCTACGGTTAGATTATCCAGTATTGCCCCAAGTGCTATTCCAAGTTCTTCGCAAGCTGCTACAAATGGATCCAACTCGTCTAATTCCTCAGCAGTTACTACATcgattttatcaaatggATCAAGTATTGTGATCTCTAGTGCTGTTTCATCAGGTACCTTGACTTCAAGCCAATCTGAGGTTTCAAGTTCGAGTTCTACATCATCAAGTGCTTCATCATCTGCTTCTAGTCTTCTTGGATCAAAAGCCTCCGTTAATGGCTACTCCGGTGACCTATTTGACGCTATATCGACAGAGAGTCCACTTTCAGTTTTCTCGAAAAAGGAATTGCCATTATCTATCCCAAGCGGTGTCGACAATGATGGTGTTCCATATGAAACCAACAAATTTTATTCCAACTTATTCTTAGGAGAGCAAACTGATATGATCTGGTCATATCCATATGGTATGTTATGGAAAACTCAAGACTATTACGGTTTTGGGGTTCAACATACAAATGCTTCAGATAGAGTCTTCGGATCCGCTGATACTAATAACGAAGGAGTTGCATCATACTACTTTAATCCAATCGGTAATGCTGAGTTAATATTTTCCTCAACATcattttccaaatcttcaaaccATTTGTCTGTTTCAAGCATGAAAAGTATGTCTGCGTTAGTTCAATTATCTGAAAGTTCGACAATTGGATCTGACTACATTGATATTCCTATTGTACAAGGTATGGGTTTAGTTACAGCAATTTATAACGGTGACTTGGTTCCAATGTTAAACTCATTAATGGGTGTTGAAGAGTTAACCGTAGAAACATCATCTGCTTTAGATAAGAACATGTCCAAATATCGTGCCACTTTAGTCAATGGTGTTGAGTGGTTGATCTATGTAACAGTGCCAAGCGACTCAGCAAATTTCAACTTAACTGCTGAAAGTCCTTACAAAATTAAGGGTTCAACTGCCATAGATGGTCTTATCATACAAATTGCTGTCGCGCCAGATAGCTCTTCTGCTGAAGGTTATTACGATGAAGCAGCTGGTATGTACGCTACCGATGCATCAGTTGAAGGCTCGGTCTCTGGAGGAACATCAGCTGAATATAAGTTTGCTTACACAACAAAGGGTTCCTCAAGTTCTGGTAAAACCATAGTGTTCGCTTTACCACATCATGTTGAATCATTAACTAGTACAACTAAGGAATGCTCCACTGGCATCAAGTTAGCCTCCACTTCTAAAGGTGACATGTACGGTTACTTGACTAATGAGTTAGTCATGTCTGAAGCATTAGAAACCGGTATCCTGTTCTTACCTTGGGTTCAAAATATGGGTAGTGATTTGTCTTATACCAGCGAGCAACTTACCTTATTAGCCAAATCGgcaaatgaagaattagctGTCGATATAAAAGAAACAGTTGCTTCAATGGATTCCATGTACTACTCAGGTAAAGTAATTGATAAGTACGcttatattttattggtTGTAAGCGATATAATCAAGGACGAAGACGTTACAAATTCCACATTAGAAGCCATGAAGGATGCATTTGAACcattcatcaataacaaGCAATACTACCCATTGATGTACGATACCAAATTTGGTGGCGTAACTTCTTCTGCTTCCCAAGGTGGCGATACCGGCCTTGAATTTGGTGCTGCTTATTACAATGACCACCATTTCCATTACGGTTACTTCGTCCATGCCGCCGCTGTGGTCGGTTATGTTGATAAGAAATTAGGTGGTACATGGGCTGAGGACAACAAGGAATGGgtcaattctttaattAGAGATGTCGCAAATCCAACTGAAGATGATTCCTACTTCCCTGTATCCAGAATGTTTGATTGGTTTGCCGGACATTCTTGGGCCAGTGGTTTATTTGCTAGTGGGGACGGTAACAACGAAGAATCCTCTTCCGAAGATTACAACTTTGCCTACGGTATGAAGTTGTGGGGTAACGTTTCCGGAGACAATTCGATGGAATCAAGAGGTGACTTGATGTTGGCCATCATGAGCAGAGCTATgaacaaatatttctattacAAGAATGACAACGATGTGGAGCCATCCGAAATTATTGCCAACAAGGTTTCTGGTATTTTTTTCGATAATAAAGTGGCCTATACCACTTATTTCGGTACTCCAGCTGATCATCCAGAATATGTTCACGGTATCCACATGATGCCTATCACACCAGCTTCGTCTTTAATAAGAACTCCTTCTTATGTCAAAGAAGAATGGGATGACCAAATTTCTACATTCATCGACGAAGTTGATAGCGGCTGGACTGGTATTTTGCGTCTTAACGAAGCCTTGTATGatgcttcttcttcctataaattcttctcttctGACAATTGGTCCTCTACCTACTTAGACAATGGTCAAAGTAGAACTTGGGGATTAGCATTTTCTGGTGGTATTTCCAACGCCACATAA
- a CDS encoding DEHA2B06776p (no similarity) → MHLPDKPSDTGYFSPQHGYYGIKVKPHSYSGAPTPFIGKQTSPKDFLENAKNREHQKELVKKGGKKLFHMLKNKFD, encoded by the coding sequence ATGCATTTACCCGATAAACCGTCAGATACTGGATATTTTAGTCCTCAGCATGGATATTATGGTATAAAGGTTAAACCACATAGCTATTCTGGAGCACCTACACCATTCATTGGCAAGCAGACATCTCCTAAAGATTTCCTTGAAAATGCTAAGAATAGAGAACATCAGAAAGAACTTGTTAAGAAAGGAGGTAAAAAGCTATTCCATATGCTAAAGAATAAGtttgattaa
- a CDS encoding DEHA2B06842p (similar to CA5087|IPF20025 Candida albicans IPF20025), with the protein MSVDEVISKVGGEEQDVQRALSSSLFSAIKPFCVELTQLALLPNPIFKSDSQKLISGLNNVSRTLDAHYRENSQFGAYRLSANIADYVFFPLSNLLKQPALNDEIISILLAIIAFLIRHSWSHNVDVKLLDQLYPLILFLVDNNVGAKGVTVIEKKEFSFKQPAINVMNSLIYCLPVDYFSSNPKNLTMLGSSTTILLDILASLQNPTTQEEIVLVNSCLETIDVLYSKVSSEQLSHIFPGSVSHLVNFSTSSKSLHFSIICGILKLLRKLIVKVFSDRDLKISFDSSDLQPDLQKLNELWEDQNEEEHTIAKMDTLHIKLEIPATGNKHRTTSWLFATAKQLKISLTILFRTFLTSQSNRQKVRTKTQVSNELISFVNEILKNCFISLFKDFCTIALDVLSMLVSILTSDETTSIQKTTEEEMKIDEYTSLVISNISAIDTNDKNQQLLYNHVKLKLADFINNKLSSIIFSTDDEKINSYIVSLKFQFSILNKLSNNLFTNEDAVQDLKLKLTQNLQSQFVNCFAFNNQLKGKELFPLAINGTLSDNANESENKLDDIELPPHINAHKLTRVDDKNRLTNNSHNRNAYMDNLLILSKTWSGVKPYSESSEMLSSYFKGIYSPFIENRFVGLLSFIALLGASNESKSLVTIENLLLRNDIPGVNDISTQYLDKAISLWMANNLLGAYKSRDSKQIQSLSNNDSFDINEFLVFESKDSVTNSQIPNESNIEEMSYLIMGKAQELIDEVSSLMNSPENVTSKNKIQLYKIYEFAYAVAIDSIGQLANHLPLSDFQTDFLIDYLYPLLEALTYQSNSLIQMHAVSSLESIVQNYYNGSLELLVMDNSDYLIDCLSLKLSVVSTLTPALPGILLIVLKIAGIKLLLTNQLSDVLTKMFILIDSYHGYSALVEGFFIVFEELIQQIKDEYLKQAILSKEESDPSINNSLYKPWGLSNFKQLSTLIDDSNRLIDPMNDYDSNKEYFKRKPDTAFGDQLVDSDDEEDETDETNQNDDQELWNSRIPKDIYFIVQKIFNYGFRLLSHPSTNLRIQIIKTLINIYPILTENHSLLLPIISQHWPVLLTLVSGASTLSTFSENDPYDYASDNIIVLALEFVIKIVEEDKNKGEKFLAKKFVEIWEHLSNNSKISSYIKNSNSSRQSNRHYKQKSLSTLEDTMAPSISNPKMIQLYVKFIITGLNTYERTISDLTAYNMVKFCYSMGLSKDQYMVKEVQNILWVIEHETVL; encoded by the coding sequence ATGTCTGTTGATGAAGTGATAAGTAAGGTAGGGGGTGAAGAACAGGATGTGCAACGGGCATTGTCGCTGCTGCTATTTTCTGCGATCAAACCATTCTGTGTTGAACTAACGCAGCTAGCATTACTACCGAACccaatattcaaatcagATTCACAGAAGTTGATTTCAGGATTAAATAATGTGAGTAGGACTCTTGATGCGCATTATCGTGAAAACTCCCAGTTTGGTGCTTATCGATTATCCGCCAATATAGCCGATTACGTATTTTTCCCGTTGTCTAACTTGTTGAAGCAGCCAGCGTTAAATGACGAGATAATATCGATTTTGCTCGCCATAATAGCATTTTTAATCAGACATTCGTGGAGTCATAATGTGGACGTTAAATTACTAGATCAATTGTATCCATTAATATTGTTCCTTGtagataataatgttgGGGCCAAGGGTGTCACTGTGATTGAGAAAAAAGAGTTTTCGTTCAAGCAGCCGGCTATTAATGTCATGAATAGTTTGATATATTGTTTGCCTGttgattatttttcaagtaaTCCCAAAAATTTGACAATGTTGGGATCTTCAACTACTATTTTACTTGATATACTTGCAAGCTTGCAAAACCCAACGACGCAGGAAGAAATAGTTCTTGTGAATAGTTGTCTCGAGACAATTGATGTGTTATATTCAAAGGTATCATCCGAACAATTATCACATATATTTCCTGGGTCTGTATCTCATTTGGTTAATTTCTCAACAAGTTCAAAGTCGTTGCatttttctattatttgtggcattttaaaattattaaggAAGTTGATAGTTAAAGTATTCAGCGATAGGGACTTGAAGATTAGCTTCGACTCATCGGATTTGCAGCCAGATTTGCAGAAGTTGAATGAACTCTGGGAAGATCAAAATGAAGAGGAGCACACAATAGCAAAAATGGATACGCTACATATTAAACTAGAAATACCAGCAACCGGTAATAAACATCGAACTACGAGCTGGCTCTTTGCTACTGCAaagcaattgaaaatatcgtTGACCATTTTATTCAGAACATTCTTAACATCCCAAAGTAATAGACAGAAGGTGCGAACAAAGACTCAGGTATCCAATGAACTAATCTCATTCGTGAATGAAATACTCAAAAActgttttatttctttatttaaaGACTTCTGTACTATAGCATTAGATGTATTATCTATGTTGGTATCCATCCTAACGTCCGACGAGACTACTTCTATTCAGAAAACaactgaagaagaaatgaagaTAGATGAGTATACTTCGTTAGTAATTTCGAATATATCAGCAATCGATACAAATGATaagaatcaacaattaCTTTACAATCACgtaaaattgaaactaGCGGATTTTATTAACAATAAGTTATCGTCAATTATCTTTTCGACTGATGATGAGAAAATCAATTCCTACATTGTTTCACTTAAGTTCCAGTTCAGCATCTTAAACAAACTATCGAATAATTTGTTCACTAATGAGGATGCTGTACaagatttaaaattaaaattgacGCAAAATTTGCAGCTGCAATTTGTTAACTGTTTTGCTTTTAATAACCAGCTTAAAGGTAAGGAACTTTTTCCGTTAGCAATTAATGGCACCCTTTCTGATAATGCAAATGAATCAGAAAATAAGCTAGACGATATTGAATTACCACCACACATTAATGCTCACAAATTAACCCGAGTTGATGATAAGAATCGCCTAACTAATAACAGTCATAACAGAAACGCATATATGGATAATTTGTTAATATTGTCCAAAACCTGGTCGGGGGTTAAGCCATATAGTGAATCTTCGGAGATGCTTTCGAGTTATTTCAAAGGTATTTACTCGCcttttattgaaaacagGTTTGTGGGTCTTCTCAGTTTTATTGCTTTGCTAGGAGCGTCAAACGAAAGCAAATCACTTGtaacaattgaaaatttgttgTTAAGAAATGATATTCCCGGTGTTAACGATATATCGACTCAGTACCTAGACAAAGCTATATCACTTTGGATGGCCAATAACTTGTTGGGTGCGTATAAGTCTAGAGATAGcaaacaaattcaaagtttatctaataatgattcatttgatataaatgaattcttAGTATTCGAACTGAAGGATAGTGTGACCAATTCACAAATACCTAATGAAAGCAACATAGAAGAAATGTCGTATTTAATAATGGGTAAAGCTCAAGAGTTAATAGATGAAGTTTCATCACTAATGAATTCACCAGAAAATGTTACAAGtaagaataaaatacaattatATAAGATCTATGAATTTGCTTATGCAGTGGCCATTGATTCTATAGGGCAGCTTGCTAATCACTTACCATTGTCGGATTTTCAAACTGATTTTcttattgattatttatatcCATTGCTAGAAGCGCTAACTTACCAATCAAACTCGTTGATACAAATGCATGCTGTATCATCATTGGAATCTATTGTCCAAAACTATTATAATGGATCGCTAGAGTTACTAGTGATGGATAACCTGGACTATCTAATTGATTGTTTAAGCCTAAAACTATCTGTTGTTAGTACTTTGACCCCAGCTTTACCTGGCATTTTACTAATTGTATTAAAAATTGCAGGAATTAAGCTTTTACTAACTAATCAGTTACTGGATGTCTTAACCAAAATGTTTATACTCATCGATTCGTATCATGGTTATTCAGCGTTGGTAGAAGGTTTTTTCATagtttttgaagaattaatacAACAGATTAAAGATGAGTATTTAAAACAAGCGATATTGtcaaaagaagaatcaGATCCcagtattaataattcattatacaAACCATGGGGCTTATCAAACTTTAAGCAATTGTCAACCTTAATAGATGATTCAAATAGACTCATTGATCCTATGaatgattatgattcaaataaagaatattttaaaagGAAGCCCGATACTGCATTTGGAGATCAATTAGTTGAttcagatgatgaagaggaTGAAACTGATGAAACAAACCAAAATGATGATCAGGAGTTATGGAATTCTCGCATACCAAAGGacatatattttattgttcagaaaattttcaactaCGGTTTCAGATTATTGTCTCACCCATCAACAAACTTGAGgattcaaattataaaaacattaattaatatctATCCAATATTGACGGAAAATCATCTGTTATTATTACCAATTATATCGCAGCATTGGCCCGTATTACTAACCTTGGTTTCAGGAGCATCCACTCTTTCAACATTTTCAGAAAATGATCCATATGACTACGCATCTGACAATATTATTGTTCTTGCCCTTGAATTTGTTAtcaaaattgttgaagaagacaaaaaTAAAGGAGAAAAATTTTTGGCTAAAAAATTCGTAGAAATTTGGGAACATCTTTCGAACAattctaaaatttcaagttatatcaaaaatagtAACCTGAGCCGGCAATCAAATCGACATTACAAACAAAAGCTGTTATCTACGTTAGAAGATACGATGGCACCGTCTATATCGAACCCTAAAATGATACAATTGTATGTGAAATTTATCATCACTGGATTGAACACATACGAACGAACTATATCTGATTTAACGGCCTATAATATGGTTAAATTTTGCTATTCAATGGGTCTATCAAAAGATCAATATATGGTCAAAGaagttcaaaatattttatggGTCATAGAACATGAAACAGTTCTCTAA
- a CDS encoding DEHA2B06820p (weakly similar to uniprot|P27344 Saccharomyces cerevisiae YBR278W DPB3 Third-largest subunit of DNA polymerase II (DNA polymerase epsilon)) encodes MSSPMPQSSLNNSQVANMIDESNETPSTTPPMISNTNTPVPEIEMEEPNAPQDNTVAPNSIDGEKVQEENEDDDEQEEEEEEEEEEEESLSLPLSKIKKIFKMDPDYLAASQSAVYATGLATELFIQYFTEQSLVLAKMDKRKKLQYKDFSNAVASQDSLNFLSDTVPKTQPIGELINSKKVNVNSHDNNEIREIDNTEIDEIEVDEPVNATRKVKPLAKGQQTLNFSATNTATESINPMPIKKSVISDIVTTDNETEVTSKEATEEVEDQDVIMIN; translated from the coding sequence ATGTCTTCACCAATGCCTCAATCGAGTTTGAACAACTCGCAAGTAGCTAATATGATTGATGAAAGTAACGAAACTCCAAGTACTACACCACCAATGATATCAAACACTAATACGCCCGTGCCAGAAATAGAGATGGAAGAGCCCAACGCGCCTCAAGATAATACTGTAGCACCAAATTCCATAGATGGTGAGAAAgttcaagaagaaaacgaagatgatgacgaacaagaagaagaggaagaagaagaagaagaagaggaagagaGCTTGTCTCTTCCATTGtctaaaatcaaaaaaatattcaagatgGATCCTGATTATTTGGCCGCATCACAGAGTGCTGTTTATGCCACCGGCTTGGCTactgaattatttatcCAATACTTCACTGAACAATCTTTAGTGCTAGCTAAGATGGATAAAAGAAAGAAGCTTCAATATAAGGATTTCAGTAATGCAGTGGCGAGTCAAGATTCGTTGAATTTCTTGAGTGACACAGTGCCAAAGACACAACCAATCGgagaattaataaatagCAAAAAGGTTAATGTGAATAGTCATGATAACAATGAAATACGTGAAATTGACAATACTGAAATAGATGAAATAGAGGTAGATGAACCAGTCAACGCCACGAGAAAAGTGAAACCTTTAGCTAAAGGTCAGCaaactttgaatttctCTGCTACAAATACTGCGACTGAAAGTATAAATCCAATGCCAATCAAGAAATCAGTAATTAGCGATATCGTCACAACTGATAATGAAACAGAAGTAACAAGTAAAGAGGCTACcgaagaagttgaagatcAGGATGTGATAATGATCAACTAA